One genomic window of Caldivirga maquilingensis IC-167 includes the following:
- a CDS encoding GH116 family glycosyl hydrolase → MVRYTCGDVLVSGIPLGGIGSGGVEVSNDGRLINARFANNWAYPIRDLRGFHIFIKPHDASGFFMHCRVNVLGLEGRGALIGFEGRWPFAWLRAFRNGVNVEVEAFSPIIPGNLKDSTLPVIGFTIRVKGSDALAAVSVPNVVGTNPIGRINRSINGGVLFTNNKAPDNDPAKGNIALITEEPRFTITQYNINSKPEHALKARTWKGAFENPEPWLTIDKGGVPTGEEPHEVTGLWDDPAGLIALNVPNGGEVRFTLSWFFNGRWHLYNYGHYYENFFKDSSEVARYVLDEFDRLRTSTLDWQNSLIDPALPDWLRDAVVNSTYILTTSTWLTRDGRFSILEGVEVCPCHGTLAGACYETGSLPVVLMFPELEKSLLRQFTEAMRSDGYIPHSLGIYSLDHIEDGTTAPPRWKDLNSTYILLVHRYFKRSNDVEFIKEIYPKLIKAFEWVLVQDKDGDGVPELSGDGDTGFDAMSVKGFDSYTTSLWIAALMVMGELAKLMGDQATLSKVESTLLKARDSYNRRWLGDRFKAWDEPDMGKASFLAQIWGEWWSLMLGLGHITDEDKVKAAMGTIIRVNGSASPYTTPNLADEDKGIIGYSPQTYSSWPRLVFTMMSVARELGVDGWLDVVKKEWDNLVRQGLTWNQPSRIDGRTGKPEPERGFLDHYIGSPAPWSLTYKYALSKLKIH, encoded by the coding sequence ATGGTTAGGTATACGTGCGGGGATGTCTTGGTGAGTGGTATACCGCTTGGTGGTATTGGTTCTGGTGGTGTTGAGGTTAGTAATGATGGTAGGCTTATTAATGCTAGGTTTGCTAATAATTGGGCTTACCCGATTAGGGATTTGAGGGGTTTTCACATTTTCATTAAGCCTCATGATGCCTCAGGGTTCTTCATGCATTGTAGAGTTAATGTGCTTGGCCTTGAGGGTAGGGGTGCCTTAATTGGCTTTGAGGGGCGTTGGCCCTTTGCTTGGCTTAGGGCATTTAGAAATGGTGTGAATGTTGAGGTTGAGGCTTTTTCACCAATAATACCAGGGAACCTGAAGGACTCAACACTACCGGTAATAGGGTTTACTATTAGGGTTAAGGGCTCTGATGCCTTAGCCGCTGTATCAGTGCCTAATGTGGTTGGCACTAATCCAATTGGTAGAATTAATAGGAGCATTAATGGTGGCGTATTATTCACTAACAATAAGGCTCCCGATAATGATCCAGCTAAGGGTAATATAGCCCTAATTACTGAGGAGCCTAGGTTCACTATTACTCAATATAATATTAATAGTAAACCCGAGCACGCCCTTAAGGCTAGGACTTGGAAGGGTGCCTTTGAGAACCCGGAACCCTGGTTAACCATAGATAAGGGTGGTGTACCCACTGGTGAGGAGCCCCATGAGGTTACTGGGCTTTGGGATGACCCAGCAGGCTTAATTGCCTTAAACGTACCTAATGGTGGGGAGGTTAGGTTTACCTTATCCTGGTTCTTCAATGGTAGGTGGCATTTATATAATTACGGACACTACTACGAGAACTTCTTCAAGGATTCAAGCGAGGTTGCTAGGTATGTGCTTGATGAGTTTGATAGGCTTAGGACCAGTACCCTTGATTGGCAGAATAGCTTAATTGACCCAGCATTACCTGATTGGCTTAGGGATGCTGTAGTGAACTCAACCTACATATTAACCACCAGTACCTGGCTTACGAGGGATGGTAGGTTCAGTATCCTTGAGGGTGTTGAGGTTTGCCCATGCCATGGTACATTAGCTGGAGCATGCTATGAGACTGGTTCACTACCGGTTGTCTTAATGTTCCCTGAATTGGAGAAGTCACTTCTAAGGCAGTTCACCGAGGCCATGAGGAGTGATGGCTATATTCCACATAGCTTAGGCATCTATAGCCTGGACCATATTGAGGATGGAACCACTGCGCCACCGAGGTGGAAGGACTTGAATTCAACATACATACTCCTAGTGCATAGATACTTCAAGAGGAGTAATGATGTTGAGTTCATTAAGGAGATTTACCCCAAGCTAATTAAAGCCTTTGAATGGGTCCTGGTTCAGGATAAGGATGGTGATGGTGTACCTGAACTCAGTGGTGATGGTGACACCGGCTTTGATGCAATGTCGGTTAAAGGCTTTGACAGCTACACTACCAGCCTTTGGATTGCGGCTTTAATGGTCATGGGTGAGTTAGCTAAGCTTATGGGTGACCAAGCTACGTTGAGTAAAGTGGAGTCAACATTACTTAAGGCTAGGGACTCCTATAATAGGCGTTGGCTTGGGGATAGGTTTAAGGCCTGGGATGAACCAGACATGGGTAAGGCATCCTTCCTGGCTCAGATTTGGGGTGAGTGGTGGAGCCTAATGCTTGGCTTAGGTCACATTACTGATGAGGATAAGGTTAAGGCCGCCATGGGCACTATAATCAGGGTTAATGGTTCAGCATCACCATACACTACACCTAATCTCGCTGATGAGGATAAGGGCATTATAGGTTACAGCCCGCAAACATACTCATCCTGGCCTAGGCTGGTTTTCACAATGATGAGTGTTGCAAGGGAGCTTGGGGTGGATGGGTGGCTTGATGTGGTTAAGAAGGAGTGGGATAACTTGGTTAGGCAGGGTTTAACATGGAATCAACCATCGAGAATAGATGGCAGGACAGGTAAACCTGAACCTGAGAGAGGGTTCCTTGACCATTACATTGGTAGCCCGGCGCCGTGGAGCCTAACGTATAAGTACGCCTTAAGTAAGTTGAAGATTCATTAA
- a CDS encoding 50S ribosomal protein L2 has translation MGKKILVQRAGRGGSQFRSPSWRRIAPLRYVQFSEEQLKTTIRGIIKELVHVTGLNAPAMHVVLENGEEMYLPAVEGVYVGKIIEFGPDAKVEPGNVMPIGKIPEGTMVCNIEKRVGDGGKYARSSGTYGVVMIHRDSTTLVQLPSGRMIEVDSRARATIGIVAGGGRIEKPFVKAGNKYHRARTKAWKYPKVRGKAMSAYAHPHGGGSHQQGGTPVKKNAPPGQKVGFYGSKCTGRGCVRWRAQQAKTQQRQQA, from the coding sequence ATGGGTAAGAAGATACTGGTGCAGAGGGCCGGTAGAGGTGGTTCACAATTCAGGTCACCCAGCTGGAGGAGAATTGCACCACTTAGGTATGTTCAATTCAGTGAGGAGCAGTTGAAGACTACTATTAGGGGGATTATTAAGGAGCTAGTCCACGTCACTGGCCTAAACGCCCCAGCAATGCACGTTGTCCTAGAGAATGGTGAAGAAATGTACTTACCCGCCGTTGAGGGTGTTTACGTGGGTAAGATTATTGAGTTTGGGCCCGACGCCAAGGTGGAGCCGGGTAACGTAATGCCTATTGGTAAAATACCTGAAGGTACAATGGTTTGCAACATTGAGAAGAGGGTTGGTGACGGTGGGAAGTATGCAAGATCCAGTGGAACCTACGGTGTAGTGATGATTCACAGGGATTCAACAACACTGGTTCAATTACCCAGTGGAAGGATGATTGAGGTTGATTCAAGGGCTAGGGCTACAATAGGCATAGTCGCCGGTGGTGGGAGAATTGAGAAGCCCTTCGTTAAGGCTGGTAACAAGTACCATAGGGCTAGGACTAAGGCTTGGAAATACCCGAAGGTGCGTGGTAAGGCAATGAGCGCGTATGCGCACCCACATGGTGGCGGTAGTCACCAGCAGGGTGGCACACCTGTTAAGAAGAATGCACCACCTGGACAGAAGGTTGGCTTCTACGGATCAAAGTGCACTGGGCGTGGTTGTGTTAGGTGGAGGGCTCAGCAGGCTAAGACTCAGCAGAGGCAGCAGGCCTAA
- a CDS encoding proton-conducting transporter membrane subunit, with the protein MVEYIDIIVSSVIGTILVTAALLAFKREEYAWIPAIILLLPDLWVNVNYMVYPILVDIIVIGNILSLKVLSSSQYRGLDYALMTIVGLVSSYALYVPISSSAVDIASYFGFLLGLFMIISVASYFIIQISTKPENMDAAIKAIVAFIIATVLFFTGSVILLSAYFIGSSPPLFMLGYALALLGVMLEVGAAPMHIWVPDVFTAGDPIPVSVLASTIKIMPIIVLVKLTYPILTSLGGFYVSYTFWLTAIMSALSMLIGNIGALTSREASRVLAYSSVANMGYILAAATALINAPAIAPKSSQILTYALAGLILQLVVNAAGKIGFFTIIKGDYKGSIYSYLLGLSFIGTPPLLGFWSKLFIIISLAYLGPIGLWLAVFLVINSVISIPYYVRLSRDLSLKAPSGMVLYTVALMTAVMLLGVVIPIPALIVSSSKGLLSYLSPPP; encoded by the coding sequence ATGGTTGAGTACATTGATATCATAGTCTCATCAGTAATAGGGACAATATTAGTTACAGCCGCATTACTGGCCTTTAAGAGGGAGGAGTACGCTTGGATACCTGCAATAATACTCCTACTACCTGACCTATGGGTTAACGTTAACTACATGGTTTACCCAATACTAGTAGACATAATTGTGATTGGTAATATACTGTCCCTTAAGGTGTTAAGTAGCAGTCAATACAGGGGGCTTGATTACGCCCTAATGACTATAGTAGGGTTAGTGAGTTCATACGCCCTCTACGTACCAATTAGCTCCAGTGCAGTGGATATTGCATCATACTTCGGATTCCTACTGGGCTTATTCATGATAATAAGCGTGGCTTCATACTTCATAATACAGATTAGTACTAAGCCGGAAAACATGGATGCTGCAATTAAGGCAATAGTGGCATTCATAATAGCCACAGTACTCTTCTTCACTGGTTCAGTAATACTATTGTCAGCTTACTTCATCGGCTCATCACCACCATTATTCATGCTGGGCTATGCCCTAGCCCTACTTGGAGTAATGCTTGAGGTGGGTGCGGCGCCAATGCACATTTGGGTACCTGACGTATTCACGGCAGGTGACCCAATACCAGTGTCGGTATTAGCATCCACAATTAAGATAATGCCCATTATAGTCCTAGTTAAGTTAACGTACCCAATCCTAACAAGCCTAGGGGGATTCTACGTAAGCTACACCTTCTGGTTAACGGCGATTATGTCAGCCTTAAGCATGTTGATTGGTAACATAGGTGCATTAACCTCAAGGGAGGCTTCAAGGGTCCTAGCCTACTCCAGTGTAGCTAACATGGGTTACATACTTGCTGCAGCCACGGCCTTAATCAATGCCCCAGCAATAGCACCTAAATCAAGTCAAATCCTTACATACGCCTTAGCCGGGTTAATACTGCAGCTTGTGGTTAATGCGGCAGGTAAGATAGGCTTCTTCACGATAATTAAGGGTGATTATAAGGGCAGCATCTACAGTTACCTACTTGGCCTCTCATTCATAGGTACACCACCGCTTCTTGGATTCTGGAGTAAATTATTCATAATAATATCACTAGCTTACCTAGGTCCAATTGGGCTCTGGTTAGCGGTATTCCTAGTGATTAACTCAGTAATATCAATACCCTACTACGTGAGGTTATCAAGGGACTTAAGCCTCAAAGCCCCCTCAGGAATGGTACTCTACACAGTGGCGTTAATGACCGCAGTTATGCTGCTTGGCGTTGTAATACCAATACCTGCGTTAATAGTCTCATCATCAAAGGGCCTCTTAAGCTACCTAAGCCCACCACCTTAA
- a CDS encoding NADH-quinone oxidoreductase subunit L, translated as MYESILPTLIALMTLVPILFASPMSVYWVIEQDNRKARPLEYLAVTGLGVAALVSTYIAIAYPMKTIIYSYPWISVPGIFTMYVSFIVDFLSRYMGLLTAWLAFIIGVYSLEYMANDYRLGWFWFFYNTFAASMLLLVYSNNLLLLFIGWEGLGLSSWALIGNWFRDDDEISFVGKLGDMVLGKPAWTTPSYAAYRAIVTIRFGDMPMLGALAAIGIFGGSLDFNMINWSHLISVLGTAGTAIVLIAFLLGPFTKSAQFPFNDWLLTAMTGPTSVSALLHSATMVAAGVYVFMRLTLSLYGAGVLTSSGVLVTYLVVIYIGLLTALLGSLFALAVDERKVILAGSTMASLGLMMGITAVAPYLNNAVTIGEYVLPTAVLVAFLYLIIHALSKATLFLVSGHLIHETGTRFNVGDVELAKRMKLAFYSTIAAAITLGGIPPFAGYWVHASMDDLVSTVSQTVGWGSYALLILASIAYVAFLARFTSLNFIKGGRVEHRESGHGGLIMAISYTLTATVALATVAIPFTLHVPSILVEPGYDAYVVGIGVFLWVIFITALIKPRAPSLSNLTTIFERRYYIQAFMDVILAGFGRALIEFAYLISHGIDVLFNTLIPSLFTGFSRVIRRIQVGLLNQYVRYIYLATVVILLIVLVLVMVYG; from the coding sequence ATGTATGAGTCCATTCTCCCCACCTTAATAGCCTTAATGACACTAGTGCCCATACTGTTTGCTTCACCAATGTCAGTGTACTGGGTTATTGAGCAGGATAACCGTAAGGCACGCCCACTGGAGTATCTTGCTGTGACTGGGCTTGGTGTGGCTGCATTAGTTTCAACATACATAGCCATTGCGTACCCGATGAAGACCATTATTTACTCATACCCATGGATCTCGGTGCCAGGTATCTTCACAATGTACGTGTCATTCATAGTTGACTTCCTGAGCAGGTATATGGGGTTATTAACAGCTTGGCTTGCCTTCATAATAGGTGTATACAGCCTGGAGTACATGGCTAATGACTATAGGCTTGGCTGGTTCTGGTTCTTCTACAACACCTTCGCAGCATCAATGCTACTGCTCGTTTACTCCAATAACCTACTCCTGTTGTTCATAGGGTGGGAGGGATTAGGTCTAAGTTCATGGGCGTTGATAGGTAATTGGTTCAGAGATGATGATGAAATATCCTTCGTTGGGAAGCTGGGTGACATGGTGCTTGGTAAGCCAGCGTGGACTACACCATCCTACGCCGCCTATAGGGCTATTGTTACAATAAGGTTCGGTGACATGCCCATGCTGGGTGCCTTAGCGGCAATAGGGATATTTGGAGGCAGCCTAGACTTCAATATGATAAACTGGAGTCACTTAATAAGCGTACTGGGTACCGCTGGAACAGCCATAGTTCTCATCGCCTTCCTGCTTGGCCCATTCACTAAGAGCGCTCAATTCCCATTCAATGACTGGCTCCTCACAGCCATGACTGGTCCAACCAGTGTTTCCGCATTACTTCACTCAGCCACAATGGTTGCTGCAGGTGTTTACGTATTCATGAGACTTACCCTATCCCTATACGGTGCAGGGGTGTTAACATCAAGTGGAGTATTGGTAACCTACCTGGTGGTTATCTATATTGGTTTACTAACAGCCTTACTTGGTTCATTATTCGCCTTAGCCGTTGATGAGAGGAAAGTTATCCTAGCTGGTTCAACCATGGCGTCACTGGGGTTAATGATGGGTATAACCGCTGTTGCACCTTACTTAAACAATGCAGTAACCATCGGTGAGTACGTGCTTCCTACAGCTGTACTGGTTGCCTTCCTATACTTAATAATACACGCCTTATCTAAGGCTACATTATTCCTAGTCAGTGGTCACTTGATTCATGAGACTGGGACCAGGTTTAATGTGGGTGATGTTGAGTTGGCTAAGAGGATGAAACTAGCCTTCTACTCAACAATAGCCGCTGCAATAACCCTGGGAGGCATTCCACCGTTTGCCGGTTACTGGGTTCACGCCTCAATGGATGACTTAGTCTCCACTGTGAGTCAAACAGTGGGCTGGGGTTCATATGCACTACTGATACTTGCAAGCATAGCCTACGTAGCCTTCCTAGCCAGATTCACTTCCCTCAACTTCATTAAGGGGGGTAGGGTGGAGCATAGGGAGTCTGGGCACGGTGGATTAATAATGGCTATATCATACACCTTAACGGCCACAGTGGCCCTAGCCACAGTGGCAATACCATTTACTCTACATGTACCATCAATACTGGTTGAACCTGGCTATGATGCGTATGTAGTGGGTATTGGTGTATTCCTCTGGGTAATCTTCATTACCGCGCTTATTAAACCAAGGGCACCATCATTAAGTAATTTAACAACCATTTTTGAACGTAGGTATTACATACAGGCATTCATGGATGTTATCCTAGCGGGCTTTGGGAGAGCCCTCATAGAGTTCGCCTACTTAATAAGCCATGGAATTGATGTACTCTTCAACACGCTTATACCATCATTGTTCACAGGTTTCTCAAGGGTTATTAGGAGGATTCAGGTTGGTTTACTGAACCAGTACGTTAGGTACATTTACCTGGCGACTGTGGTAATACTATTAATAGTATTGGTGCTGGTGATGGTGTATGGTTGA
- a CDS encoding complex I subunit 5 family protein, with protein MMVYMDPILIFSLSLPIAAVILTAFLNKRASLYTAVISFMPLIAYSLYGIFANLDYLVPLGSLPSPIGGMYLINDGLSNSFGFTIALVTAMISIVSEPYMEHRFRALGIKEEFNIYYPLFILCGISMEWIVYAYNLLLMYIGLEVSLISSFLLIYFYGYDGYGRTRQWIGLLYFVYTHVASVLFLVGAIIVALTNGTMNLAAIKYVPPVAWVLILIGMLIKLPSYGPHVWLPWAHGMHPTPVAALIISVVGLASYILARIYLISPYFITSIRTPLLAYAIIGGILVSFAVFRQRHSYKWLLAYSTVANMAYLLAGLTLGTYGIVGLTLHFIAHQLGKAVLFMTAGAIIVQYDILDMSKMGGLQNYIPSIGGAALLGWMSLAGIFTVGLLGEFFLFLGLLTTLGFSLSTLWAFVGLAFLFLLTGTYGFWALKEVFYGQPRWPYTKTKPSNKLVVPLYVLGLTSVILLFPPISTALVHSVLSAIGVIMHV; from the coding sequence ATGATGGTTTACATGGATCCAATCCTCATATTCTCACTATCACTCCCAATTGCAGCAGTTATATTAACCGCGTTTTTAAATAAACGTGCATCACTCTATACTGCCGTAATATCATTTATGCCGTTAATAGCCTACTCACTATACGGCATATTCGCTAACCTTGATTACCTGGTTCCACTTGGTAGCTTACCAAGCCCAATAGGCGGCATGTACCTTATTAACGATGGTTTAAGTAATTCATTCGGCTTCACAATAGCCTTAGTCACAGCCATGATATCCATAGTCTCTGAACCGTACATGGAGCATAGGTTCCGTGCATTGGGTATTAAGGAGGAGTTCAACATATATTACCCATTATTCATACTATGCGGCATATCAATGGAGTGGATAGTGTACGCATATAATCTACTCCTCATGTACATAGGCCTTGAAGTATCCTTAATATCATCATTCCTCCTAATATACTTCTACGGTTATGACGGCTACGGGAGAACTAGACAGTGGATAGGCTTACTTTACTTCGTCTATACCCACGTCGCCAGTGTACTATTCCTAGTGGGTGCAATTATAGTTGCATTAACTAATGGGACAATGAACCTAGCCGCAATAAAGTACGTGCCACCTGTGGCCTGGGTCTTAATACTAATCGGCATGTTGATAAAGCTACCAAGCTATGGCCCACACGTTTGGTTACCTTGGGCGCACGGCATGCATCCAACACCGGTTGCAGCATTAATAATATCAGTTGTTGGCTTAGCATCATACATACTGGCTAGAATATACTTAATATCACCGTACTTCATAACATCAATTAGGACACCATTACTTGCCTACGCCATAATAGGTGGCATATTAGTTAGCTTCGCTGTATTTAGGCAGAGACATAGCTACAAGTGGTTACTGGCTTACTCAACTGTGGCTAACATGGCTTACCTACTGGCTGGTTTAACACTAGGTACATATGGTATAGTGGGCTTAACACTACACTTCATTGCGCATCAATTAGGTAAGGCAGTCCTCTTCATGACTGCTGGGGCAATTATTGTTCAATATGATATACTTGATATGTCTAAGATGGGTGGACTCCAGAACTACATACCATCAATAGGCGGTGCGGCATTGCTTGGTTGGATGAGCTTAGCAGGCATATTCACTGTTGGGTTACTGGGTGAATTCTTCCTATTCCTAGGCCTATTAACAACACTAGGCTTCAGTCTAAGCACTCTATGGGCCTTCGTGGGTTTAGCATTCCTATTCCTGCTAACTGGAACATACGGCTTCTGGGCACTTAAGGAAGTCTTCTATGGACAACCAAGGTGGCCTTACACTAAAACTAAGCCAAGTAATAAGCTGGTGGTGCCGCTTTACGTACTTGGTTTAACAAGCGTCATACTACTATTCCCACCCATATCAACAGCATTAGTTCACTCAGTACTAAGTGCAATAGGGGTGATAATGCATGTATGA
- a CDS encoding NADH-quinone oxidoreductase subunit K, which translates to MIGEALSLIATAILVLSIGLTVVINSRDLIRLLIGLELMFNSVFLTAVALYVYQPYLAFIVVAISVIASAAEFIALITAIITVDRMRRSIETRSILAGGDRS; encoded by the coding sequence ATGATTGGTGAAGCCTTATCCCTAATAGCCACAGCCATACTAGTACTATCAATAGGCTTAACCGTGGTCATTAATTCAAGGGACTTAATTAGACTGTTAATAGGCCTTGAGTTAATGTTCAACTCAGTCTTCCTAACCGCAGTGGCGCTGTATGTTTACCAACCCTACTTAGCCTTCATAGTTGTTGCAATTAGTGTAATAGCCTCGGCTGCTGAATTCATAGCATTAATAACTGCAATCATAACTGTGGATAGAATGAGGAGGAGTATTGAGACGAGGAGTATTTTAGCTGGGGGTGATAGGTCATGA
- a CDS encoding NOP5/NOP56 family protein: protein MLDALGIIALRDDGSVVDKLVYDYDAQRIASMLNSIEVGKPTDELISFINKLAKAGVSTIYVEHKELARNLANVIKGVEIKAELPTKVGRLFREEFWGRYLKEVYGIEPIEYIKRVHEVSVIQTRLKLKQAAERRDLFIAQAINSVDDLDKVSNLVASRLREWYGIHFPELENLTRNNNEYAVLVYKLGDRSNYTKSNIMEALPELGEERASRIAEAAAKSVGASIVEWDLQQIKALAKLYLDMQTIRENLTEYIDDAMKDVAPNIRELAGSLLGARLIALAGSLMKLALMPASTIQVLGAEKALFRALRGRGRPPKHGVIFQYPDIFRAPRWQRGKIARALAAKLAIAAKADAFTGNFIAPRLKEEFMRRVQEVKTIYAKPPPRKPAAKPHGKPERKPSRR, encoded by the coding sequence ATGCTGGACGCCTTAGGCATCATTGCGCTTAGGGATGATGGTTCAGTAGTGGATAAGCTAGTGTATGATTATGATGCTCAAAGAATCGCTAGTATGCTTAACAGCATTGAGGTTGGTAAACCCACCGATGAGTTAATAAGCTTCATTAATAAGTTAGCTAAGGCCGGGGTCTCCACAATTTACGTGGAGCATAAGGAATTAGCCAGAAACCTAGCCAACGTAATTAAGGGTGTTGAGATTAAGGCTGAGTTACCCACTAAGGTGGGGAGGCTATTTAGGGAGGAGTTTTGGGGCAGGTACCTTAAGGAGGTTTACGGTATTGAACCCATTGAATACATTAAGAGGGTTCATGAAGTCTCCGTGATCCAAACAAGGCTGAAGCTGAAGCAGGCAGCGGAGAGGAGGGACTTATTCATAGCCCAGGCAATAAATTCAGTGGATGACTTAGATAAGGTATCCAACCTCGTGGCCTCTAGGCTTAGGGAATGGTATGGAATACACTTCCCTGAATTAGAGAACTTAACGAGGAACAATAATGAGTACGCCGTGCTCGTTTATAAGCTTGGGGATAGATCCAACTACACTAAGAGTAATATAATGGAGGCTTTACCCGAACTAGGCGAGGAGAGGGCCAGTAGGATTGCTGAGGCGGCTGCTAAGAGTGTTGGGGCATCAATAGTTGAGTGGGATCTCCAGCAGATTAAGGCGCTGGCTAAGCTTTACCTTGATATGCAGACCATTAGGGAGAACTTAACTGAATACATTGATGACGCAATGAAGGATGTTGCACCAAACATTAGGGAACTTGCAGGTTCACTACTTGGCGCTAGGTTAATTGCCTTAGCTGGAAGCTTAATGAAACTAGCCCTAATGCCAGCGTCAACAATTCAAGTCCTAGGCGCCGAGAAGGCCCTCTTCAGGGCACTTAGGGGTAGGGGGAGGCCGCCTAAGCATGGTGTAATATTCCAGTACCCAGACATATTCAGGGCACCAAGGTGGCAGAGGGGTAAGATTGCTAGGGCTCTTGCGGCTAAATTAGCCATAGCGGCTAAGGCTGATGCATTCACAGGCAACTTCATTGCACCTAGGCTTAAGGAGGAGTTCATGAGGAGGGTTCAGGAGGTTAAGACTATTTACGCCAAGCCACCGCCCAGGAAACCGGCGGCTAAGCCGCATGGTAAGCCTGAGAGGAAGCCCAGTAGAAGGTGA
- a CDS encoding phosphatase PAP2 family protein: protein MYYALLITGLAYVAVTLIVCIKPINSVDSVIASLIAGINRPRPLDYAAVVLTKYGRFYTWGLVDLGLLVLRLWIPFAELTLSIMLAYIIGGVTRLLVKRRRPYEAGYGKPILAASGFSYPSGHAAVVFSGALVALMTLNKTVSLILLAEAILVTASRVYLNAHYLTDVIGGVLLGLTSGFLAIALTPILIVS, encoded by the coding sequence GTGTATTATGCATTATTAATAACTGGATTAGCCTATGTGGCTGTAACACTGATTGTATGTATTAAACCCATTAACAGTGTTGATTCAGTTATTGCCTCATTAATTGCAGGTATTAATAGGCCTAGGCCACTGGACTATGCCGCAGTAGTATTGACTAAATACGGTAGATTCTACACATGGGGTCTCGTGGACCTGGGGCTACTGGTACTGAGGCTGTGGATCCCCTTCGCTGAGTTAACTTTATCAATAATGTTAGCCTATATTATTGGTGGGGTAACTAGGCTACTTGTGAAGCGTCGAAGACCCTATGAGGCTGGTTACGGTAAACCAATACTTGCGGCCAGTGGGTTCTCATACCCCAGTGGCCATGCCGCAGTGGTCTTCAGTGGGGCATTAGTAGCATTAATGACGCTTAATAAGACTGTATCACTAATACTCCTAGCTGAGGCAATACTGGTGACGGCTTCTAGGGTTTATTTGAATGCGCATTACTTAACCGACGTAATAGGTGGTGTACTGCTTGGTTTAACTTCAGGGTTCCTTGCCATTGCATTAACACCAATCCTAATAGTATCTTAA
- a CDS encoding ABC transporter ATP-binding protein, which translates to MKLKIIEVLDLTWKFYRRYLYSWEINAGFIIALIAFVLRAIASGSLMPLALTSLVNSLEGSASGGSLSIRESGIMNAILMILATTIIYAATEWLFRPFWNTVTKAIVNIKNGIIMELNGSRNSVNVNDMVGRLASDVDFVMWNIGGMYTTFTPNILTTAVSLATIFQLSSVIGAMAIAATPFSLLIMEPYIKGVEEARQVERGSYSEVIHLIDEYFKGNAEPGQIRDALNKWYKGMTRQIFFDRTYWSSSLAYSYVVPLLLTIFGIHEVEKGKLLVGNLVGIVYASLNVYSPLINALWGLCVLGQNMVPMRRIMQLSSNNKNDKEAIATVN; encoded by the coding sequence ATGAAACTGAAGATAATTGAGGTACTTGACTTAACCTGGAAGTTTTACAGAAGATACCTGTACTCATGGGAGATTAACGCCGGATTTATCATTGCTCTAATAGCCTTCGTGCTTAGGGCCATTGCATCAGGTTCACTAATGCCTCTCGCCTTAACCAGTCTAGTTAATTCACTGGAGGGTTCAGCGTCAGGGGGTTCATTAAGCATTAGGGAGAGCGGTATAATGAATGCAATATTAATGATACTAGCAACTACAATAATATATGCAGCCACTGAGTGGTTGTTTAGGCCCTTTTGGAATACTGTAACTAAGGCTATTGTCAATATTAAGAATGGGATCATAATGGAGTTAAACGGCTCCAGGAACTCGGTTAACGTAAATGACATGGTTGGTAGGTTGGCTAGTGATGTTGACTTTGTAATGTGGAATATTGGAGGCATGTACACTACGTTCACACCCAACATATTGACAACAGCCGTGTCACTGGCGACAATATTTCAACTAAGCTCGGTCATTGGCGCCATGGCTATCGCCGCAACACCGTTCTCGCTCCTAATAATGGAACCATACATAAAGGGTGTTGAGGAGGCGAGACAGGTGGAGAGGGGATCCTACAGTGAGGTTATTCATCTAATTGATGAGTACTTTAAGGGTAACGCTGAACCAGGTCAAATAAGGGATGCCTTAAATAAATGGTATAAGGGTATGACTAGGCAAATATTCTTCGATAGAACCTACTGGTCCTCATCACTAGCCTACAGCTACGTAGTTCCATTACTTTTAACAATATTTGGGATACATGAGGTTGAGAAGGGGAAGCTACTTGTGGGTAACCTAGTTGGTATAGTGTACGCAAGCCTAAACGTTTACTCACCGTTAATAAACGCACTATGGGGCCTATGCGTACTGGGTCAAAACATGGTCCCCATGCGTAGAATAATGCAATTAAGCAGCAATAACAAGAATGATAAGGAAGCAATCGCTACAGTAAATTAA